A window of Fundulus heteroclitus isolate FHET01 chromosome 15, MU-UCD_Fhet_4.1, whole genome shotgun sequence contains these coding sequences:
- the scara3 gene encoding scavenger receptor class A member 3 isoform X1, with product MAERSGVRSGKSDQKVQRKSIKNLNHDSSHISSFAFPENNGGYENQLFKDEDFMGEEEEMPSFRGRSRVGCMRCQQSQSLQLAVKVLYGFVAFLIITVAVMASLVFKKVDNLSEKESAYNKKITKVQEGIEDLRSVSNSSDCLDVSLYSEEMDRLKREFEDIQKMILGQEQFLDQASKTQTTIKDLVVQTRQEAEGQLIRIKLLNQFLHTLTDQVQGWKEVIDETEEKMKTLTDDQYDIKATAQQVNTTVALSTMWIDTLQRKADDESAVLQKLSSDWQDYSRVLGAIKSNTSSTSQTMRFLQNSIMIDQQRMAMSSEVIYDLTHQVMNLQMQLDNVTSLMDENEENMHDLQYHSRYYENRTGERFSALDGRLNSIEMEIDTIASSINATVSHVQSMYKYINVESSSCKSRLGRHTEDLQNMNTTVFLLLNLASTLKQQNMQLNVRLDMDVRNLSMVMEEMKLVDVSHTNLINNFTILKGAPGPPGPKGNRGESGPKGPMGLTGSKGDRGPIGSRGAAGVKGPLGPKGAQGEPGPVGSRGQPGVQGAKGSPGLPGPKGERGQKGDMGPTGTDGLPGPEGPPGIQGQVGLPGLTGPTGPRGKPGPSGPPGPPGAPGPPGLPSSSLQQQTAAPVPGAKRQ from the exons GTCGTTCAAGAGTTGGCTGCATGAGATGCCAGCAAAGCCAGTCTCTCCAGCTGGCTGTGAAAGTCCTTTATGGCTTTGTTGCTTTCCTCATCATAACTGTTGCAGTTATGGCATCGCTTG TGTTCAAAAAGGTGGACAATTTGTCTGAAAAGGAATCCGCGTACAACAAGAAGATCACAAAAGTTCAAGAAGGAATAGAGG ATCTGAGGTCTGTTTCTAACAGCTCGGACTGCCTGGATGTCTCCCTTTACAGTGAAGAGATGGACAGGCTAAAGAGAGAATTTGAAGACATCCAGAAAATGATACTGGGTCAGGAGCAG TTTCTGGATCAGGCTTCCAAAACGCAAACCACCATAAAAGACTTGGTCGTCCAGACAAGACAGGAAGCTGAAGGCCAGCTCATCCGGATCAAACTCCTCAACCAGTTTCTGCACACGCTCACGGATCAGGTGCAAGGTTGGAAGGAGGTGATTGATGAAACAGAGGAGAAGATGAAAACGCTGACGGACGATCAGTACGACATCAAAGCAACGGCACAACAAGTCAACACCACAGTAGCACTCAG CACAATGTGGATAGATACCCTCCAAAGAAAAGCAGACGACGAGAGCGCCGTCCTGCAGAAGTTGTCGAGCGACTGGCAGGACTACAGTCGAGTCCTGGGCGCTATCAAGTCCAACACTAGCAGCACCTCCCAGACGATGCGTTTCCTTCAGAACAGCATCATGATAGATCAGCAGAGAATGGCCATGTCCTCTGAGGTGATCTACGACCTTACGCATCAG GTTATGAACCTCCAGATGCAACTTGACAATGTGACATCTCTCATGGATGAGAATGAGGAGAACATGCACGATCTTCAGTATCACTCCAG GTATTACGAGAACCGAACAGGTGAGCGTTTCTCAGCCTTAGATGGCCGTCTGAACTCCATCGAGATGGAGATTGACACCATCGCCTCGAGCATCAACGCCACCGTCAGCCACGTCCAGAGCATGTACAAGTACATCAATGTTGAGAGCTCCTCCTGCAAGAGTCGCCTGGGCAGACACACCGAAGACCTACAG AACATGAACACCACAGTTTTCTTACTCCTCAACCTGGCCAGCACGCTGAAGCAACAAAACATGCAGCTGAATGTTCGTCTAGATATGGATGTGAGGAACCTGTCAatggtgatggaggagatgAAGCTGGTGGATGTTTCTCACACCAACCTCATAAACAATTTCACTATTCTTAAAG GTGCTCCTGGGCCACCTGGGCCCAAAGGAAATCGTGGTGAGAGTGGCCCAAAAGGACCCATGGGACTGACAGGCAGCAAAGGTGACAGAGGCCCTATAGGAAGTCGTGGAGCTGCCGGTGTGAAGGGTCCACTCGGTCCAAAAGGAGCACAAGGAGAACCGGGCCCTGTTGGCAGCAGAGGGCAACCAGGTGTGCAAGGAGCCAAGGGCTCACCGGGTTTACCAGGCCCAAAAGGGGAAAGGGGCCAGAAAGGTGATATGGGTCCTACTGGTACTGATGGCCTACCTGGCCCTGAAGGACCTCCAGGGATCCAGGGCCAAGTTGGACTGCCCGGTCTCACTGGGCCTACAGGACCAAGAGGAAAACCTGGGCCATCAGGGCCACCTGGACCACCGGGCGCACCTGGACCTCCTGGCTTACCATCAAGCAGCCTTCAGCAGCAAACTGCGGCACCTGTTCCCGGGGCCAAGAGACAGTAA
- the scara3 gene encoding scavenger receptor class A member 3 isoform X2 — protein sequence MKENNGGYENQLFKDEDFMGEEEEMPSFRGRSRVGCMRCQQSQSLQLAVKVLYGFVAFLIITVAVMASLVFKKVDNLSEKESAYNKKITKVQEGIEDLRSVSNSSDCLDVSLYSEEMDRLKREFEDIQKMILGQEQFLDQASKTQTTIKDLVVQTRQEAEGQLIRIKLLNQFLHTLTDQVQGWKEVIDETEEKMKTLTDDQYDIKATAQQVNTTVALSTMWIDTLQRKADDESAVLQKLSSDWQDYSRVLGAIKSNTSSTSQTMRFLQNSIMIDQQRMAMSSEVIYDLTHQVMNLQMQLDNVTSLMDENEENMHDLQYHSRYYENRTGERFSALDGRLNSIEMEIDTIASSINATVSHVQSMYKYINVESSSCKSRLGRHTEDLQNMNTTVFLLLNLASTLKQQNMQLNVRLDMDVRNLSMVMEEMKLVDVSHTNLINNFTILKGAPGPPGPKGNRGESGPKGPMGLTGSKGDRGPIGSRGAAGVKGPLGPKGAQGEPGPVGSRGQPGVQGAKGSPGLPGPKGERGQKGDMGPTGTDGLPGPEGPPGIQGQVGLPGLTGPTGPRGKPGPSGPPGPPGAPGPPGLPSSSLQQQTAAPVPGAKRQ from the exons GTCGTTCAAGAGTTGGCTGCATGAGATGCCAGCAAAGCCAGTCTCTCCAGCTGGCTGTGAAAGTCCTTTATGGCTTTGTTGCTTTCCTCATCATAACTGTTGCAGTTATGGCATCGCTTG TGTTCAAAAAGGTGGACAATTTGTCTGAAAAGGAATCCGCGTACAACAAGAAGATCACAAAAGTTCAAGAAGGAATAGAGG ATCTGAGGTCTGTTTCTAACAGCTCGGACTGCCTGGATGTCTCCCTTTACAGTGAAGAGATGGACAGGCTAAAGAGAGAATTTGAAGACATCCAGAAAATGATACTGGGTCAGGAGCAG TTTCTGGATCAGGCTTCCAAAACGCAAACCACCATAAAAGACTTGGTCGTCCAGACAAGACAGGAAGCTGAAGGCCAGCTCATCCGGATCAAACTCCTCAACCAGTTTCTGCACACGCTCACGGATCAGGTGCAAGGTTGGAAGGAGGTGATTGATGAAACAGAGGAGAAGATGAAAACGCTGACGGACGATCAGTACGACATCAAAGCAACGGCACAACAAGTCAACACCACAGTAGCACTCAG CACAATGTGGATAGATACCCTCCAAAGAAAAGCAGACGACGAGAGCGCCGTCCTGCAGAAGTTGTCGAGCGACTGGCAGGACTACAGTCGAGTCCTGGGCGCTATCAAGTCCAACACTAGCAGCACCTCCCAGACGATGCGTTTCCTTCAGAACAGCATCATGATAGATCAGCAGAGAATGGCCATGTCCTCTGAGGTGATCTACGACCTTACGCATCAG GTTATGAACCTCCAGATGCAACTTGACAATGTGACATCTCTCATGGATGAGAATGAGGAGAACATGCACGATCTTCAGTATCACTCCAG GTATTACGAGAACCGAACAGGTGAGCGTTTCTCAGCCTTAGATGGCCGTCTGAACTCCATCGAGATGGAGATTGACACCATCGCCTCGAGCATCAACGCCACCGTCAGCCACGTCCAGAGCATGTACAAGTACATCAATGTTGAGAGCTCCTCCTGCAAGAGTCGCCTGGGCAGACACACCGAAGACCTACAG AACATGAACACCACAGTTTTCTTACTCCTCAACCTGGCCAGCACGCTGAAGCAACAAAACATGCAGCTGAATGTTCGTCTAGATATGGATGTGAGGAACCTGTCAatggtgatggaggagatgAAGCTGGTGGATGTTTCTCACACCAACCTCATAAACAATTTCACTATTCTTAAAG GTGCTCCTGGGCCACCTGGGCCCAAAGGAAATCGTGGTGAGAGTGGCCCAAAAGGACCCATGGGACTGACAGGCAGCAAAGGTGACAGAGGCCCTATAGGAAGTCGTGGAGCTGCCGGTGTGAAGGGTCCACTCGGTCCAAAAGGAGCACAAGGAGAACCGGGCCCTGTTGGCAGCAGAGGGCAACCAGGTGTGCAAGGAGCCAAGGGCTCACCGGGTTTACCAGGCCCAAAAGGGGAAAGGGGCCAGAAAGGTGATATGGGTCCTACTGGTACTGATGGCCTACCTGGCCCTGAAGGACCTCCAGGGATCCAGGGCCAAGTTGGACTGCCCGGTCTCACTGGGCCTACAGGACCAAGAGGAAAACCTGGGCCATCAGGGCCACCTGGACCACCGGGCGCACCTGGACCTCCTGGCTTACCATCAAGCAGCCTTCAGCAGCAAACTGCGGCACCTGTTCCCGGGGCCAAGAGACAGTAA
- the scara3 gene encoding scavenger receptor class A member 3 isoform X3: MGEEEEMPSFRGRSRVGCMRCQQSQSLQLAVKVLYGFVAFLIITVAVMASLVFKKVDNLSEKESAYNKKITKVQEGIEDLRSVSNSSDCLDVSLYSEEMDRLKREFEDIQKMILGQEQFLDQASKTQTTIKDLVVQTRQEAEGQLIRIKLLNQFLHTLTDQVQGWKEVIDETEEKMKTLTDDQYDIKATAQQVNTTVALSTMWIDTLQRKADDESAVLQKLSSDWQDYSRVLGAIKSNTSSTSQTMRFLQNSIMIDQQRMAMSSEVIYDLTHQVMNLQMQLDNVTSLMDENEENMHDLQYHSRYYENRTGERFSALDGRLNSIEMEIDTIASSINATVSHVQSMYKYINVESSSCKSRLGRHTEDLQNMNTTVFLLLNLASTLKQQNMQLNVRLDMDVRNLSMVMEEMKLVDVSHTNLINNFTILKGAPGPPGPKGNRGESGPKGPMGLTGSKGDRGPIGSRGAAGVKGPLGPKGAQGEPGPVGSRGQPGVQGAKGSPGLPGPKGERGQKGDMGPTGTDGLPGPEGPPGIQGQVGLPGLTGPTGPRGKPGPSGPPGPPGAPGPPGLPSSSLQQQTAAPVPGAKRQ, encoded by the exons GTCGTTCAAGAGTTGGCTGCATGAGATGCCAGCAAAGCCAGTCTCTCCAGCTGGCTGTGAAAGTCCTTTATGGCTTTGTTGCTTTCCTCATCATAACTGTTGCAGTTATGGCATCGCTTG TGTTCAAAAAGGTGGACAATTTGTCTGAAAAGGAATCCGCGTACAACAAGAAGATCACAAAAGTTCAAGAAGGAATAGAGG ATCTGAGGTCTGTTTCTAACAGCTCGGACTGCCTGGATGTCTCCCTTTACAGTGAAGAGATGGACAGGCTAAAGAGAGAATTTGAAGACATCCAGAAAATGATACTGGGTCAGGAGCAG TTTCTGGATCAGGCTTCCAAAACGCAAACCACCATAAAAGACTTGGTCGTCCAGACAAGACAGGAAGCTGAAGGCCAGCTCATCCGGATCAAACTCCTCAACCAGTTTCTGCACACGCTCACGGATCAGGTGCAAGGTTGGAAGGAGGTGATTGATGAAACAGAGGAGAAGATGAAAACGCTGACGGACGATCAGTACGACATCAAAGCAACGGCACAACAAGTCAACACCACAGTAGCACTCAG CACAATGTGGATAGATACCCTCCAAAGAAAAGCAGACGACGAGAGCGCCGTCCTGCAGAAGTTGTCGAGCGACTGGCAGGACTACAGTCGAGTCCTGGGCGCTATCAAGTCCAACACTAGCAGCACCTCCCAGACGATGCGTTTCCTTCAGAACAGCATCATGATAGATCAGCAGAGAATGGCCATGTCCTCTGAGGTGATCTACGACCTTACGCATCAG GTTATGAACCTCCAGATGCAACTTGACAATGTGACATCTCTCATGGATGAGAATGAGGAGAACATGCACGATCTTCAGTATCACTCCAG GTATTACGAGAACCGAACAGGTGAGCGTTTCTCAGCCTTAGATGGCCGTCTGAACTCCATCGAGATGGAGATTGACACCATCGCCTCGAGCATCAACGCCACCGTCAGCCACGTCCAGAGCATGTACAAGTACATCAATGTTGAGAGCTCCTCCTGCAAGAGTCGCCTGGGCAGACACACCGAAGACCTACAG AACATGAACACCACAGTTTTCTTACTCCTCAACCTGGCCAGCACGCTGAAGCAACAAAACATGCAGCTGAATGTTCGTCTAGATATGGATGTGAGGAACCTGTCAatggtgatggaggagatgAAGCTGGTGGATGTTTCTCACACCAACCTCATAAACAATTTCACTATTCTTAAAG GTGCTCCTGGGCCACCTGGGCCCAAAGGAAATCGTGGTGAGAGTGGCCCAAAAGGACCCATGGGACTGACAGGCAGCAAAGGTGACAGAGGCCCTATAGGAAGTCGTGGAGCTGCCGGTGTGAAGGGTCCACTCGGTCCAAAAGGAGCACAAGGAGAACCGGGCCCTGTTGGCAGCAGAGGGCAACCAGGTGTGCAAGGAGCCAAGGGCTCACCGGGTTTACCAGGCCCAAAAGGGGAAAGGGGCCAGAAAGGTGATATGGGTCCTACTGGTACTGATGGCCTACCTGGCCCTGAAGGACCTCCAGGGATCCAGGGCCAAGTTGGACTGCCCGGTCTCACTGGGCCTACAGGACCAAGAGGAAAACCTGGGCCATCAGGGCCACCTGGACCACCGGGCGCACCTGGACCTCCTGGCTTACCATCAAGCAGCCTTCAGCAGCAAACTGCGGCACCTGTTCCCGGGGCCAAGAGACAGTAA